Proteins encoded by one window of Lujinxingia litoralis:
- a CDS encoding MarR family winged helix-turn-helix transcriptional regulator, with product MSNKKNLPHATTLHVRDHCLCLAAQRANRALARRFDEALRPVGLTSGQFSLLMSLNRPAPPSMGAVASLLAMARTTLTANLKPLQRQGLVVVRVDPDDHRGRLLELTPAGHEALLAAMPIWERTHAEIDALVGEEAAEPLRQALAILAEL from the coding sequence ATGTCGAACAAAAAAAACCTCCCGCATGCCACCACCCTTCATGTTCGCGATCATTGCCTCTGCCTGGCCGCCCAGCGCGCCAACCGCGCCCTGGCCCGGCGTTTTGATGAGGCGCTGCGCCCGGTGGGGCTTACCAGCGGCCAGTTCTCCCTGCTGATGTCGCTCAACCGCCCCGCTCCCCCGTCGATGGGCGCGGTGGCCTCGCTGCTGGCCATGGCCCGCACCACGCTCACCGCCAATCTAAAACCCCTGCAGCGGCAGGGCCTGGTGGTGGTGAGGGTCGACCCCGACGATCACCGCGGCCGTCTGCTGGAGCTGACCCCGGCCGGTCACGAAGCCCTGCTGGCCGCGATGCCGATCTGGGAGCGCACCCACGCCGAGATCGACGCGCTCGTCGGAGAAGAGGCCGCCGAGCCCCTGCGCCAAGCCCTGGCGATCCTTGCCGAACTTTGA
- a CDS encoding SAP domain-containing protein translates to MKIEEATKFMTTQYLTRVLNSFTRDIGKLNEHESRDYIVRNAEELSKPDNVQRRLDLFDVDHHMRALIHYILEAILNSMDGRIGERELTESVQEREQRVLDEAQLSGSPQYADERSVDILRTVLQVAFDDKRISQDEYALIEKLRQTLHITRKQQRLIEASMGVFPKQDGTLHAHSDISDAVSHLQKQGVLFYCNKVDDGRSIVLPEEMHRGVKLTLGIDLSENAQNLLWSKLKNTQLKDILKAQHLPSSGSKEEMVERLMSAEIKPSEGLASLSNNDLYDICQSLPGVKVSGSKLERINRIIAYFDNLLIRDVPDDADPDVRYYEYFTELAERDRENLLANNVISKDIDIERAFEKATHFIFREKLQTEIVKLNGTEHPDGCVMMPDGGQLFWDNKSTESVYTFPNNHLRQFKRYLRDTLEPRVNCFLIIVPSVSPDAEENCLKLKFETQHNADVAVISAEDLKWLSETWKDSAKSEHFNLSIFCQTGILSRKKIEQSMRALM, encoded by the coding sequence ATGAAGATTGAAGAAGCCACGAAATTCATGACGACTCAATATTTAACACGCGTTCTCAATAGCTTTACGCGTGATATTGGCAAGCTCAACGAGCATGAATCCCGTGACTACATCGTTCGCAATGCAGAAGAACTTTCGAAACCAGACAATGTACAACGCCGTCTGGACCTATTCGATGTTGATCACCATATGCGAGCACTTATTCACTACATCCTCGAAGCGATTTTGAACTCCATGGATGGTCGCATTGGTGAGCGCGAACTCACCGAATCCGTGCAGGAACGCGAGCAACGCGTCCTGGATGAAGCACAGCTCTCTGGTTCCCCCCAGTATGCCGACGAACGTTCCGTTGACATACTCAGAACCGTCCTCCAAGTCGCCTTTGATGACAAACGCATTTCTCAAGACGAATACGCTCTCATCGAAAAGCTACGACAAACACTACACATCACACGTAAACAACAACGACTTATCGAAGCAAGCATGGGCGTCTTCCCAAAACAAGATGGCACCCTACACGCTCACTCCGACATTAGCGATGCCGTCAGTCATTTACAAAAGCAAGGGGTTCTATTTTATTGCAACAAAGTCGATGATGGCCGCTCCATTGTCCTCCCGGAAGAAATGCACCGAGGTGTGAAACTCACACTTGGCATCGACCTCAGCGAGAATGCCCAAAACCTCCTCTGGTCGAAACTCAAAAACACACAACTAAAAGACATATTAAAAGCACAACACCTCCCATCCTCTGGCTCAAAAGAGGAAATGGTCGAAAGGCTCATGTCAGCAGAAATCAAGCCCAGTGAAGGACTGGCATCCTTGTCAAACAATGATCTCTACGACATTTGCCAAAGCCTTCCTGGCGTCAAAGTAAGCGGCTCCAAACTCGAACGCATCAATCGAATCATTGCCTATTTCGACAATCTACTCATCCGCGATGTGCCAGACGATGCCGACCCCGACGTTCGCTACTACGAGTACTTTACAGAACTCGCAGAACGCGACAGGGAGAACCTTCTCGCCAACAACGTCATATCTAAAGACATTGACATCGAACGAGCATTCGAGAAAGCAACGCATTTCATTTTTCGTGAAAAGCTCCAAACTGAGATCGTCAAACTTAACGGCACCGAACATCCCGACGGCTGCGTCATGATGCCCGACGGAGGTCAGTTGTTTTGGGATAACAAGTCCACAGAAAGCGTATACACCTTCCCTAACAACCACCTCCGCCAGTTTAAACGCTACCTTAGAGACACCCTGGAGCCGCGCGTAAACTGCTTTCTAATCATTGTTCCGTCTGTCAGCCCAGACGCCGAAGAGAACTGCCTCAAACTCAAGTTTGAAACCCAACACAACGCAGATGTCGCCGTGATTTCTGCAGAAGATCTAAAATGGCTCTCAGAAACATGGAAAGACTCTGCAAAATCTGAACACTTCAACCTGTCAATCTTCTGCCAAACGGGCATCCTCAGCCGAAAGAAGATTGAACAATCCATGCGTGCATTAATGTAA
- a CDS encoding protein adenylyltransferase SelO — protein MSSITFDDRFMRELPADARTDRRPRQVQGACYSEVEPSAVADPSLVACWPEVAELVGFDEAFVRSERFGQVMAGNALLEGMKPYAACYGGHQFGNWAGQLGDGRAITLGEAIHPETGARHELQLKGAGPTPYSRSADGRAVLRSSIREFLCSEAMFHLGVPTTRALSLVLTGEQVMRDKLYDGRPAPEPGAVVCRVAPSFLRFGSFEIHAARGDLGILRGLVEHTIRHYFPHLLARPDEAISEAHIIAWLREVGERTAEMVVGWMRVGFVHGVMNTDNMSILGLTIDYGPYGWLDNFDPGFTPNTTDRGQRRYRYGYQPDVAYWNLYKLTNAVAALVDDAAPLQEALDHFPTVYSELQLDMMAQKLGLTRLAGAEDEVLVEGLMAMLGRVETDYTLFYRGLAEVRCEGVEADAVDAEALRAPLMAAYYAPESHREEDWEAIDAWLRAYVARVQNDGTSDVARREAMNAVNPMYILRNYLAQEAIDQAEQGDFSKVHELMAVLRHPYQEQAGRGAFGAKRPEWARDRFGCSMLSCSS, from the coding sequence ATGAGCTCGATAACTTTCGACGACCGATTTATGCGCGAGTTGCCCGCCGATGCGCGCACCGACCGGCGCCCGCGCCAGGTGCAGGGCGCGTGTTACTCCGAGGTGGAGCCCTCGGCGGTGGCCGACCCCAGCCTTGTGGCCTGTTGGCCGGAGGTGGCCGAGCTTGTGGGGTTTGATGAGGCCTTTGTGCGCTCGGAGCGCTTTGGGCAGGTGATGGCCGGCAACGCCCTGCTCGAAGGCATGAAGCCCTATGCCGCATGCTACGGCGGGCATCAGTTTGGAAACTGGGCCGGCCAGCTGGGTGACGGGCGAGCGATCACGCTGGGGGAGGCGATTCACCCGGAGACGGGCGCGCGCCATGAGCTGCAGCTCAAGGGGGCCGGTCCCACCCCGTACTCGCGTTCGGCGGACGGGCGAGCGGTGCTGCGCTCGTCGATTCGCGAGTTTTTATGCAGCGAGGCGATGTTTCATCTGGGCGTACCTACGACGCGCGCGCTGAGCCTTGTGCTCACGGGTGAGCAGGTGATGCGCGATAAATTGTACGACGGTCGGCCGGCCCCGGAGCCCGGGGCGGTGGTCTGCCGGGTGGCGCCGAGTTTTTTGCGCTTTGGCAGCTTTGAGATTCACGCGGCGCGCGGCGATCTGGGGATTTTGCGGGGGCTGGTGGAGCACACGATCCGTCACTACTTCCCGCACCTGCTCGCCAGGCCCGACGAGGCCATCTCCGAGGCCCATATCATCGCCTGGTTGCGCGAGGTGGGGGAGCGCACCGCCGAGATGGTGGTGGGCTGGATGCGCGTGGGCTTTGTGCACGGGGTGATGAACACCGACAACATGTCGATTCTCGGCCTGACGATCGACTACGGCCCCTACGGCTGGCTCGATAACTTCGACCCGGGCTTTACGCCCAACACCACCGACCGGGGGCAGCGCCGCTACCGCTACGGCTACCAGCCCGACGTGGCCTACTGGAATCTCTATAAGCTCACCAACGCCGTGGCCGCGCTGGTCGACGACGCGGCCCCCCTGCAGGAGGCGCTCGATCATTTCCCCACCGTCTACAGCGAGCTTCAGCTTGATATGATGGCTCAAAAGCTCGGGCTTACGAGGCTGGCGGGCGCCGAGGATGAGGTGCTGGTCGAGGGATTGATGGCGATGCTCGGGCGGGTGGAGACCGATTACACCCTGTTTTATCGCGGACTTGCCGAGGTGCGTTGCGAGGGCGTTGAGGCTGACGCGGTGGACGCCGAGGCGTTGCGCGCGCCCTTGATGGCGGCCTATTACGCGCCAGAGTCGCATCGGGAGGAGGATTGGGAGGCGATTGACGCCTGGCTGCGCGCGTATGTGGCGCGGGTGCAAAACGATGGCACGAGCGACGTGGCGAGGCGCGAGGCGATGAATGCGGTCAACCCGATGTACATCCTGCGCAACTACCTGGCGCAGGAGGCGATCGATCAGGCCGAGCAGGGCGACTTTTCAAAGGTGCATGAATTGATGGCGGTGCTGCGCCACCCCTACCAGGAGCAGGCCGGGCGAGGGGCGTTCGGGGCCAAAAGACCGGAGTGGGCCCGGGACCGCTTTGGGTGCTCGATGCTCTCGTGCAGCTCGTGA
- a CDS encoding sulfatase — MSTFQPTTSRDLSAWVLGALGAASVGASLDTLIALLSSPSFSLVSALLTWVSTLALWAPGAALWALLSALALFAATGRPTATPLLDTLAGFGRRVWQQRGSPHDAPRTATLVAATLTLPLFAAASVGTTAYLIEHRNGPLLIATASLAAQLASALGLLVAGASLRRLLCAILSRWPSLGRVFNTAYLTTALGALGLVAALAATWLLRDTLRSIEGPSLALLTLSLVLHPFCARFLTPHTSHRLAPALAIALPLLAIPIAGLASQPPQTRRTLVFHTQASRFALDLSQRYLHLDRLFMSGDCPVPGLLSPDELDAYLAACADPQFDRPTAQARRPDFQAPELPQAPSFILITWDSVRAERLGFLGGPRPTSPNLDRWAEDALVFERAFSQDSGTGPSLWSLFAGQTPFQVSLTHADRFPPRIADDETLLTEALVAADYNAEAVLCASVFDSPRWTIRRGFERFENVCGKRPARLAPLVTREGKKTLRRLATHKEPFFLWLHYYDPHAPYFDHPDTDFGDRPLDHYDEELRYTDEHIAPLLDLIDTLGQQRPIYTFFGADHGEAFNEHGPDPHARNLYRAVTHVPLVARGPHIAAGRVAEPVALNDLYPTILELAGVPIPAKSTMVSQVPTLFGDAADPERMIFQENSYARPRRHTRAVIRGDYQFILDLSGRTEELYNLRQDPMARRNLIGAGLPEEPILRQALTRFLKTSTLPDELRD, encoded by the coding sequence ATGAGTACCTTCCAGCCCACAACCTCTCGAGATCTCAGCGCCTGGGTCCTGGGCGCGCTGGGCGCCGCCTCGGTCGGCGCCTCGCTCGATACCCTGATCGCCTTGCTGAGTTCCCCCTCGTTCAGCCTCGTTTCGGCCCTGCTGACCTGGGTGAGCACCCTGGCCCTCTGGGCTCCCGGGGCCGCCCTCTGGGCCCTCTTGAGCGCCCTGGCCCTCTTCGCGGCCACCGGGCGGCCCACCGCCACGCCCCTCCTGGACACCCTCGCGGGCTTTGGCCGCCGCGTCTGGCAACAACGCGGCTCCCCCCACGACGCGCCACGCACCGCCACCCTGGTCGCCGCCACCCTGACCCTGCCCCTCTTCGCCGCGGCCTCCGTCGGCACGACCGCCTACCTCATCGAGCACCGCAACGGCCCCCTGCTCATCGCCACCGCCTCGCTCGCCGCCCAGCTCGCCAGCGCCCTGGGGCTCCTCGTCGCCGGCGCTTCGCTGCGCCGCCTCCTTTGCGCCATCCTCTCCCGCTGGCCCTCCCTGGGGCGCGTCTTCAACACCGCCTACCTCACCACCGCCCTGGGTGCCCTGGGGCTTGTCGCTGCCCTGGCCGCCACCTGGCTCCTGCGCGACACGCTGCGCTCCATCGAAGGCCCCTCGCTGGCCCTCCTTACCCTGAGTCTCGTCCTCCACCCCTTCTGCGCGCGCTTTCTCACCCCGCACACCTCCCATCGCCTGGCCCCGGCTCTGGCCATCGCGCTCCCGCTTTTGGCCATCCCCATCGCCGGACTCGCCAGCCAACCCCCACAGACCCGGCGCACCCTGGTCTTCCACACCCAGGCCTCCCGCTTCGCCCTCGACCTCTCCCAGCGCTACCTCCACCTCGACCGCCTCTTTATGAGCGGCGACTGCCCCGTCCCCGGGCTCCTCTCCCCCGACGAGCTCGACGCTTACCTGGCCGCCTGCGCCGACCCTCAATTCGATCGCCCCACCGCCCAGGCGCGACGCCCCGACTTCCAGGCCCCCGAGCTCCCGCAGGCCCCCTCGTTCATCCTCATCACCTGGGACTCGGTCCGCGCCGAACGCCTGGGCTTTCTGGGCGGCCCGCGCCCCACCTCGCCCAACCTCGACCGCTGGGCCGAAGACGCCCTGGTCTTTGAGCGCGCCTTTAGCCAGGACTCCGGCACCGGCCCCAGCCTCTGGTCCCTCTTCGCCGGCCAGACCCCCTTCCAGGTCTCCCTCACCCACGCCGATCGCTTCCCCCCGCGCATCGCCGACGACGAAACCCTGCTCACCGAAGCCCTGGTCGCCGCCGACTACAACGCCGAAGCCGTCCTCTGCGCCAGCGTCTTTGACAGCCCCCGCTGGACCATCCGCCGCGGTTTTGAGCGTTTTGAGAACGTCTGCGGCAAGCGCCCCGCGCGCCTGGCCCCCCTGGTCACCCGCGAGGGCAAAAAAACCCTGCGCCGCCTGGCCACCCACAAAGAGCCCTTCTTCCTGTGGCTCCACTACTACGATCCCCACGCTCCCTACTTCGATCACCCCGACACCGATTTCGGAGATCGTCCCCTCGACCACTACGACGAAGAACTCCGCTACACCGATGAGCACATCGCCCCGCTTCTCGACCTCATCGACACGCTCGGCCAGCAACGCCCCATCTACACCTTCTTCGGCGCCGATCATGGCGAGGCCTTCAACGAACACGGCCCCGATCCCCACGCCCGCAACCTCTACCGGGCCGTCACCCACGTGCCCCTGGTCGCCCGCGGCCCCCACATCGCCGCCGGCCGGGTTGCGGAGCCGGTCGCCCTCAACGACCTCTACCCCACCATCCTGGAGCTGGCCGGGGTCCCCATCCCCGCCAAATCCACCATGGTCAGTCAGGTCCCCACCCTCTTTGGCGATGCCGCCGACCCGGAGCGAATGATCTTTCAGGAGAACTCCTACGCCCGGCCCCGGCGCCACACCCGCGCCGTGATTCGGGGCGATTACCAGTTCATCCTCGACCTGAGCGGCCGCACCGAAGAGCTCTACAACCTGCGCCAGGACCCCATGGCCCGGCGCAACCTCATCGGCGCCGGACTCCCCGAAGAACCCATCCTGCGCCAGGCCCTGACCCGCTTTCTCAAAACCTCCACCCTCCCCGACGAGCTCCGCGACTGA
- a CDS encoding DUF2804 domain-containing protein: protein MSPCDAPYPELTSAVDLCRPDGRLNPAAAGFARRPLIRPNLRGGPGWWGRNKRWEYWGIVTPEHVIGVTIASLDYAGLLQLYLYDRRHPHAPPIVQDALLPLARGVVLPDLAATFEAHGRHRDLSLSFAYTPHHAHLRLRSPRVRFELDAPAHGDALGVVIPWSPTRFQYTLKDVARQLRGRLQVDDESFDLRPATSFGVLDRGRGRWPYTMTWNWGAGFGRRGDHTLGLQLGGKWTAHTPGTENALLVDGRLSYIGHELTWEYQRDDPTAPWRVHGPRLDATLTPFHLRRADTNALLIASRTRQAFGHWSGWALDAHDQRHDLESLVGWAEEAANRW from the coding sequence ATGAGCCCCTGCGATGCCCCCTACCCCGAACTCACCTCGGCCGTGGACCTCTGCCGACCCGACGGCCGCCTCAACCCGGCGGCCGCCGGCTTCGCGCGGCGCCCCTTGATTCGCCCCAACCTCCGGGGCGGTCCCGGCTGGTGGGGGCGCAACAAACGCTGGGAGTACTGGGGCATCGTCACCCCCGAACACGTCATCGGCGTGACCATCGCCAGCCTGGACTACGCCGGCCTCTTGCAGCTCTACCTCTACGACCGCCGCCACCCCCACGCGCCCCCCATCGTCCAGGACGCGCTCCTCCCCCTGGCCCGGGGCGTGGTCCTGCCCGACCTGGCCGCCACCTTTGAAGCCCACGGCCGCCACCGCGACCTCTCGCTGAGCTTTGCCTACACCCCTCACCACGCGCACCTGCGCCTGCGCTCCCCCCGCGTGCGCTTTGAGCTCGACGCCCCGGCCCACGGCGACGCCCTGGGCGTGGTCATCCCCTGGTCCCCCACCCGCTTTCAGTACACCCTCAAAGACGTCGCGCGTCAGCTGCGCGGACGCCTTCAGGTCGATGACGAATCCTTTGACCTGCGCCCCGCCACCAGCTTCGGCGTGCTCGACCGGGGCCGCGGCCGCTGGCCCTACACCATGACCTGGAACTGGGGCGCCGGCTTCGGGCGCCGGGGCGACCACACCCTGGGCCTGCAGCTCGGCGGCAAATGGACCGCCCACACCCCCGGCACCGAAAACGCCCTCCTGGTCGATGGCCGCCTCAGCTACATCGGCCACGAGCTCACCTGGGAGTACCAGCGCGACGACCCCACCGCCCCCTGGCGCGTGCACGGCCCGCGCCTCGACGCCACCCTCACCCCCTTTCACCTGCGCCGCGCCGACACCAACGCCCTCCTCATCGCCTCGCGCACTCGCCAGGCCTTTGGCCACTGGAGCGGCTGGGCGCTCGATGCCCACGACCAGCGCCACGACCTTGAAAGCCTGGTCGGCTGGGCCGAAGAAGCCGCCAACCGCTGGTAA
- a CDS encoding DUF2804 domain-containing protein, producing MKTTPKAPQGRHKGIGGLFSKNLYPQLHAHSGLLTSAAPTPTPSLSPPPANRYGSHRLRSRERRADTNALLIASRTRQAFGHWSGWALDAHDQRHDLESLVGWAEEAANRW from the coding sequence ATCAAAACCACACCCAAAGCCCCCCAAGGCCGTCACAAAGGCATTGGAGGGCTTTTTTCTAAAAACCTCTACCCTCAATTACATGCACACTCCGGCTTACTTACCAGCGCCGCGCCAACACCAACGCCCTCCTTATCCCCCCCACCTGCAAATCGATATGGCTCTCACCGGCTGCGAAGTCGAGAGCGCCGCGCCGACACCAACGCCCTCCTCATCGCCTCGCGCACTCGCCAGGCCTTTGGCCACTGGAGCGGCTGGGCGCTCGATGCCCACGACCAGCGCCACGACCTTGAAAGCCTGGTCGGCTGGGCCGAAGAAGCCGCCAACCGCTGGTAA
- a CDS encoding DUF2293 domain-containing protein: MSEQNRIVAPTFPYDMVRLEDGTKTKPPEGWALLKPGDATLTRRVKAAGPSWTVQEKKGRKTFSHGVWAPAHIIERETQRREAEKASPAYQRRLAADRARRAKKQEEYAEDFETAVFDYLDFHSRYLDLARTMAAAIAAHATPVGSGTVARTKRIPIEERAAAATIAWMRHQTTAYDDMQIARVKGRRREVRRELAQRSKTLLQRYRQGRDTPERCPLKLALAKLP, translated from the coding sequence ATGAGCGAACAAAACCGCATCGTCGCCCCCACCTTCCCCTACGACATGGTCCGCCTGGAAGACGGCACCAAAACAAAGCCCCCCGAAGGCTGGGCGCTGCTCAAACCCGGCGACGCCACCCTGACCCGCCGCGTCAAAGCCGCCGGCCCCTCCTGGACCGTCCAGGAGAAGAAGGGCCGCAAGACCTTCTCCCACGGTGTCTGGGCCCCGGCCCACATCATCGAGCGCGAAACCCAGCGTCGCGAGGCCGAGAAAGCCTCCCCCGCCTACCAGCGTCGCCTGGCCGCCGACCGCGCGCGCCGCGCCAAAAAACAGGAGGAATACGCCGAAGACTTTGAGACCGCGGTCTTCGACTACCTCGACTTTCATAGCCGCTACCTCGACCTGGCCCGGACCATGGCCGCCGCCATCGCCGCCCACGCCACCCCCGTGGGCAGCGGCACCGTCGCCCGCACCAAACGCATCCCCATCGAGGAGCGCGCAGCCGCGGCCACCATCGCCTGGATGCGCCACCAGACCACCGCCTACGACGACATGCAGATCGCCCGCGTCAAAGGACGGCGGCGAGAGGTCCGCCGCGAGCTGGCCCAGCGCTCAAAAACGCTTCTTCAGCGCTACCGCCAGGGCCGCGACACCCCTGAGCGCTGCCCCCTGAAGCTCGCGCTGGCCAAACTCCCCTGA
- a CDS encoding DUF1428 domain-containing protein has product MSYIDGFVGAVPAANKDAYRQHVLEAVPLFKESGVARMVETWGDDVGKGEVTDFFRAVEATAEEVIVFSWMEYPDREARQAANERMMSDEHMGAAVEQMPFDGERVIYGGFATILDKDSGAEPGYIDGSVIPVPTANKDAYTELAAMRAEVMMEHGATRVVNAWGDDVPDGKRTDFKRAVNATAEESVVFARVEWPSKEIRDAAWPKIYGDARMHTEKGLFEGERMIFGGFAPLLDV; this is encoded by the coding sequence ATGAGCTACATCGATGGATTCGTAGGTGCCGTGCCAGCCGCCAACAAAGACGCCTATCGCCAGCATGTTTTGGAAGCTGTGCCCCTCTTCAAGGAGTCTGGCGTCGCCCGGATGGTCGAGACCTGGGGCGATGATGTGGGGAAGGGAGAGGTGACGGACTTCTTCCGGGCGGTGGAGGCCACCGCTGAGGAGGTGATTGTCTTCTCCTGGATGGAGTATCCCGATCGCGAGGCTCGTCAGGCGGCCAACGAGCGCATGATGAGCGATGAGCACATGGGGGCGGCCGTGGAGCAGATGCCTTTTGATGGTGAGCGTGTGATCTACGGGGGATTTGCGACGATCTTGGATAAGGATAGCGGCGCTGAGCCGGGCTACATCGATGGCTCGGTGATCCCGGTGCCCACGGCCAACAAAGACGCCTACACCGAGCTTGCGGCGATGCGCGCCGAGGTGATGATGGAGCACGGGGCCACGCGCGTGGTCAACGCCTGGGGCGATGATGTGCCCGATGGGAAGCGCACCGACTTTAAGCGCGCGGTCAACGCCACCGCTGAGGAGAGCGTGGTCTTTGCCCGGGTGGAGTGGCCGTCGAAGGAGATTCGGGACGCGGCCTGGCCCAAGATCTACGGCGATGCTCGCATGCATACCGAGAAGGGGCTTTTTGAGGGGGAGCGCATGATCTTTGGTGGATTTGCTCCGCTTCTTGACGTCTGA